The following are encoded in a window of Saccharothrix longispora genomic DNA:
- a CDS encoding acyl-CoA dehydrogenase family protein, with protein MDFDLTREQRRRGEDLDAAVRERLGDDRPSTPEGHFTRDRWLVAAGLGLTGLCLPVEHGGGGLGALDTALSLEVFGRACPDTGLVFGVAAHLLACAVAVRDFATPGTAAELLPGLADGSVIAANAITEDEAGSDVARLGTKAVADGDGYRLTGVKSFSSNAPLADVFVTYATTDPGAGFLGNTGFVVRRDSPGVEVGPPMVKMGLHGCPAGRLTLADTPVPARDVLGEPGQGGAIFQHSMGWERACLFAIYLGLMDDQLRRCVRHARRRRQFGKRIGEFQAVAHPIAEMRHRLDSARLLLYRACWRMDQGRADTTEVSLAKIAVSEAAVANGITAMQVFGGSGYLAETGIEAQLRDSLPARVFSGTNEVHRTIVARGMGL; from the coding sequence ATGGACTTCGATCTCACGCGCGAACAGCGCCGCCGCGGCGAGGACCTGGACGCCGCGGTGCGCGAGCGGTTGGGCGACGACCGTCCGTCCACACCGGAGGGTCACTTCACCCGGGACCGCTGGCTGGTGGCCGCCGGGCTCGGGCTGACCGGCCTGTGCCTGCCCGTCGAGCACGGCGGCGGCGGCCTGGGCGCCCTGGACACGGCGCTGAGCCTGGAGGTGTTCGGCCGGGCGTGCCCCGACACGGGCCTCGTGTTCGGCGTCGCCGCGCACCTGCTGGCCTGCGCCGTGGCGGTCCGCGACTTCGCCACCCCGGGGACCGCCGCGGAGCTGCTGCCGGGGCTGGCCGACGGGAGCGTGATCGCGGCCAACGCGATCACCGAGGACGAGGCCGGCTCGGACGTCGCCCGGCTGGGGACGAAGGCGGTCGCCGACGGCGACGGCTACCGGCTCACCGGCGTCAAGTCGTTCTCCAGCAACGCGCCCCTGGCCGACGTGTTCGTCACCTACGCGACCACGGACCCGGGCGCCGGGTTCCTCGGCAACACCGGCTTCGTGGTCCGCCGCGACTCCCCCGGCGTCGAGGTCGGCCCGCCGATGGTCAAGATGGGCCTGCACGGCTGCCCCGCGGGCCGGCTCACCCTCGCCGACACCCCCGTGCCGGCGCGCGACGTGCTCGGCGAGCCCGGCCAGGGCGGGGCGATCTTCCAGCACTCCATGGGCTGGGAGCGCGCCTGCCTGTTCGCGATCTACCTCGGTCTGATGGACGACCAGCTGCGCCGCTGCGTCCGGCACGCCCGCCGCCGCCGCCAGTTCGGCAAGCGCATCGGCGAGTTCCAGGCCGTCGCGCACCCGATCGCGGAGATGCGCCACCGCCTCGACAGCGCCCGCCTGCTGCTCTACCGCGCGTGCTGGCGGATGGACCAGGGCCGCGCGGACACCACCGAGGTCTCGCTGGCCAAGATCGCCGTGTCCGAGGCGGCGGTCGCCAACGGCATCACCGCGATGCAGGTGTTCGGCGGCAGCGGCTACCTCGCCGAGACCGGGATCGAGGCGCAGCTGCGCGACTCGCTGCCCGCCAGGGTCTTCTCCGGCACCAACGAGGTGCACCGCACCATCGTCGCGAGGGGGATGGGCCTGTGA
- a CDS encoding amino acid adenylation domain-containing protein — protein MSLHQLVIDTAARHPDRLAASCAGTALAYRELDEAADRFAHRLRALGVGRGDRVVLWSDKSTDVVAAMQGVLRLGAAYVPMDRTAPLARVVMLAADCGAAAVCADAGRLPDLREAIAGTAPCLDLHDDEVREVEPVHERVTDDDLAYVLYTSGSTGTPKGVCVSHRNARAFVDWAVAELDVRPGDRLANHAPLVFDLSVLDLYAAFATGASVHLLPAELAYAPAQLVRFLHDERISVWYSVPSALVLMIRDGGLLDDPAPDALRVLCFAGEPFPIGGVRALAGWTDARLLNLYGPTETNVCTFHEVTPADLERDRPVPIGLACSGDTAWAERPDGAVAGPGEEGELLVEGPTVLLGYWGSPPQRGPYRTGDVVRVLDDGSFDYVGRRDHTVKVRGHRVGLGEVELAVESHPDVDDAAVVVAGSGIDARLVAFVVPVKGRAPGPLGVKAHCARLLPSYAVVDRVHVTADLPRTSNGKVDRPALVRRHEDLVARRTERKEQPVVADASAGPERSTP, from the coding sequence GTGAGCCTCCACCAGCTCGTCATCGACACCGCCGCCCGCCACCCCGACCGGCTCGCCGCGTCCTGCGCCGGGACCGCGCTCGCCTACCGCGAGCTGGACGAGGCCGCCGACCGGTTCGCGCACCGGCTGCGCGCGCTGGGCGTGGGCCGGGGCGACCGCGTGGTCCTGTGGTCGGACAAGTCCACCGACGTGGTCGCCGCCATGCAGGGCGTGCTCCGGCTCGGCGCGGCCTACGTGCCCATGGACCGGACCGCCCCGCTCGCCCGGGTCGTCATGCTCGCCGCGGACTGCGGCGCGGCGGCCGTCTGCGCCGACGCCGGCCGCCTCCCGGACCTGCGCGAGGCGATCGCGGGCACGGCGCCGTGCCTGGACCTGCACGACGACGAGGTCCGCGAGGTCGAGCCGGTGCACGAGCGGGTGACCGACGACGACCTGGCCTACGTCCTCTACACCTCCGGCTCGACCGGCACGCCGAAGGGCGTGTGCGTCAGCCACCGCAACGCGCGGGCCTTCGTGGACTGGGCGGTCGCCGAGCTGGACGTCCGCCCCGGCGACCGGCTGGCCAACCACGCGCCGCTGGTGTTCGACCTGTCGGTGCTCGACCTGTACGCGGCGTTCGCCACGGGCGCGTCGGTGCACCTGCTGCCCGCCGAACTGGCCTACGCCCCCGCGCAGCTCGTGCGGTTCCTGCACGACGAGCGGATCAGCGTCTGGTACTCGGTGCCGTCCGCGCTGGTGCTGATGATCCGCGACGGCGGCCTGCTCGACGACCCCGCGCCCGACGCGCTGCGGGTGCTCTGCTTCGCGGGCGAGCCGTTCCCGATCGGCGGCGTGCGCGCCCTGGCCGGCTGGACCGACGCCCGCCTGCTCAACCTCTACGGCCCCACCGAGACCAACGTCTGCACCTTCCACGAGGTCACGCCGGCGGACCTGGAGCGGGACCGGCCGGTGCCCATCGGCCTGGCCTGCTCCGGCGACACCGCGTGGGCCGAGCGCCCCGACGGCGCGGTCGCCGGTCCCGGCGAGGAGGGCGAGCTGCTGGTCGAGGGCCCGACCGTGCTGCTGGGCTACTGGGGCTCCCCGCCCCAGCGCGGCCCGTACCGCACCGGCGACGTGGTGCGCGTGCTCGACGACGGCTCGTTCGACTACGTCGGCAGGCGCGACCACACGGTGAAGGTGCGCGGCCACCGGGTCGGGCTGGGCGAGGTGGAGCTGGCCGTCGAGAGCCACCCGGACGTCGACGACGCCGCGGTGGTCGTGGCGGGCAGCGGCATCGACGCCCGCCTGGTCGCCTTCGTGGTGCCGGTGAAGGGCCGCGCCCCCGGGCCGCTGGGCGTCAAGGCGCACTGCGCCCGCCTCCTGCCGTCCTACGCCGTGGTCGACCGGGTCCACGTCACGGCGGACCTGCCGCGCACGTCCAACGGCAAGGTCGACCGGCCCGCCCTGGTCCGCAGGCACGAGGACCTGGTCGCGCGGCGGACCGAACGCAAGGAGCAGCCGGTGGTCGCCGACGCGTCGGCCGGCCCGGAGAGGAGTACGCCGTGA
- a CDS encoding trypsin-like serine peptidase: MTSALALSLVTVPAVQAAEPGAYWTPERMRAAAPLDIRTAPASALRASVPTGEPTSVAPLAIPNGGSPWTGGGAVVATAGRVFFTYQGRNASCSGNAVTSGNKSTVITAGHCVKLDGAYHTNVAFVPAYDNGNAPYGTWNARATFATPQWHASEDINYDIGAIVVGQLNGQSLTDVVGAQGIAFNQPKAADTYAFGYPAATPYDGTRLIYCSGRTFNAFLSNGIGMTCDMTGGASGGPWFRSFSEATGTGTLNSVNSYKINFFPNWMFGPFFGADAQNLYNQAQAA, from the coding sequence TTGACGAGTGCCCTGGCGTTATCGCTCGTCACCGTCCCCGCCGTCCAGGCGGCCGAGCCCGGCGCCTACTGGACGCCGGAGCGGATGCGCGCCGCCGCGCCGCTCGACATCCGCACCGCGCCGGCCTCCGCGCTGCGCGCGTCGGTCCCGACCGGTGAACCGACCTCCGTCGCCCCCCTGGCCATCCCGAACGGGGGCAGCCCGTGGACCGGTGGCGGCGCCGTCGTGGCCACCGCCGGGCGCGTGTTCTTCACCTACCAGGGCCGCAACGCCTCGTGCAGCGGCAACGCCGTCACCAGCGGCAACAAGAGCACGGTCATCACGGCCGGGCACTGCGTGAAGCTGGACGGCGCGTACCACACCAACGTCGCCTTCGTGCCGGCCTACGACAACGGCAACGCCCCGTACGGCACGTGGAACGCGCGCGCCACCTTCGCCACCCCGCAGTGGCACGCGAGCGAGGACATCAATTACGACATCGGCGCCATCGTCGTCGGCCAGCTGAACGGCCAGTCCCTCACCGACGTCGTCGGGGCCCAGGGCATCGCCTTCAACCAGCCGAAGGCCGCCGACACCTACGCCTTCGGCTACCCCGCCGCCACGCCGTACGACGGCACCAGGCTGATCTACTGCAGCGGGCGGACGTTCAACGCGTTCCTCAGCAACGGCATCGGCATGACGTGCGACATGACCGGCGGCGCGAGCGGCGGTCCCTGGTTCCGCTCCTTCTCCGAGGCCACCGGCACCGGCACGCTCAACTCGGTGAACAGCTACAAGATCAACTTCTTCCCGAACTGGATGTTCGGCCCGTTCTTCGGCGCGGACGCCCAGAACCTCTACAACCAGGCGCAGGCCGCCTGA
- a CDS encoding thiamine pyrophosphate-requiring protein, producing MSGRTVADALVERLRTWGVPRVFGYAGDGIDPLLAALHRAGDPEFVPTRHEEMAAFAACGHAKYTGEVGVCLATQGPGAIHLLAGLYDAKLDRRPVVAIVGQVVTSALGTGYLQEVDLHTLFKDVCGQYLQTVSAPEQLPVLLDNAMRTSISEGVPTCLIVPHDVQRADAADDLPHTHGVVPSSAVTARPRVLPREDDLRRAADVLNAGKRPALLIGRGAAGAGREVARVVEALGAGATASLVGKPVIPEDAPWHTGVMGHLGTTASAELMSGCDTLLIVGSNDPWTEFYPEPGQARAVQVDIEARVVGSKYPVEAALVGDARETLSALLPLLRHNPDRSWEERVFAAVARWRRVAGERARTPADPLNPELVVHELSGHLPADVQVAVDVGSSTYWFARHLALPVGAPAHTSSYLASMGCAMPYGLAAKLHAPDRPVLAMVGDGAMQMSGLPELITVADRWRGWADPRFVVLVLHNRDLNEVTWEQREMEGDPRFPVSQRVPEFPYAAYAELLGLRGIRVDSPDDLAGAWHEAFGADRPVVVEAIVDPAVPLLAPHLPESALDQVHRALDQEPDADAERENLRRQRAQEGHS from the coding sequence GTGAGCGGCCGGACCGTCGCGGACGCCCTGGTCGAGCGGTTGCGCACGTGGGGCGTGCCCAGGGTCTTCGGGTACGCCGGTGACGGCATCGACCCCCTCCTGGCGGCCCTGCACCGCGCCGGCGACCCGGAGTTCGTGCCCACGCGGCACGAGGAGATGGCCGCGTTCGCCGCCTGCGGCCACGCCAAGTACACCGGCGAGGTCGGCGTGTGCCTGGCCACCCAGGGACCCGGCGCGATCCACCTGCTGGCGGGCCTCTACGACGCCAAGCTCGACCGCCGCCCGGTCGTGGCGATCGTCGGGCAGGTCGTGACCAGCGCGCTGGGCACCGGCTACCTCCAGGAGGTGGACCTGCACACGCTGTTCAAGGACGTCTGCGGCCAGTACCTCCAGACCGTGTCCGCGCCCGAGCAGCTGCCGGTGCTGCTGGACAACGCCATGCGGACCTCGATCTCCGAAGGCGTCCCGACGTGCCTGATCGTCCCGCACGACGTGCAGCGCGCGGACGCCGCCGACGACCTGCCGCACACCCACGGCGTCGTGCCGTCCTCGGCGGTCACCGCCCGCCCGAGGGTGCTGCCGCGCGAGGACGACCTGCGCCGCGCCGCCGACGTGCTCAACGCCGGAAAGAGGCCGGCGCTGCTGATCGGCCGCGGCGCGGCCGGCGCCGGGCGCGAGGTGGCGCGGGTGGTGGAGGCGCTGGGCGCGGGCGCGACCGCGTCGCTGGTGGGCAAGCCGGTGATCCCCGAGGACGCGCCCTGGCACACCGGCGTCATGGGCCACCTGGGCACCACCGCGTCGGCCGAGCTGATGTCCGGTTGCGACACCCTGCTCATCGTCGGCAGCAACGACCCGTGGACCGAGTTCTACCCGGAACCCGGCCAGGCCCGCGCCGTGCAGGTCGACATCGAGGCGCGCGTGGTGGGCAGCAAGTACCCGGTCGAGGCCGCGCTGGTCGGCGACGCGCGTGAGACGCTGTCGGCGTTGCTGCCGCTGCTGCGCCACAACCCCGACCGGAGCTGGGAGGAGCGGGTGTTCGCGGCGGTCGCCCGGTGGCGGCGGGTGGCCGGTGAACGCGCCCGCACCCCCGCCGACCCGCTCAACCCGGAACTGGTGGTGCACGAGCTGTCCGGGCACCTGCCCGCGGACGTGCAGGTCGCCGTGGACGTCGGCTCGTCCACCTACTGGTTCGCCCGCCACCTCGCGCTCCCGGTGGGCGCGCCCGCGCACACGTCCAGCTACCTGGCGTCGATGGGCTGCGCCATGCCCTACGGCCTGGCCGCCAAGCTGCACGCGCCCGACCGGCCCGTGCTGGCGATGGTCGGCGACGGCGCGATGCAGATGAGCGGCCTGCCGGAGCTGATCACCGTGGCCGACCGCTGGCGCGGGTGGGCGGACCCCCGGTTCGTGGTGCTGGTGCTGCACAACCGCGACCTCAACGAGGTCACCTGGGAGCAGCGCGAGATGGAGGGCGACCCGCGCTTCCCGGTCTCGCAGCGCGTGCCGGAGTTCCCCTACGCGGCCTACGCGGAGCTGCTCGGCCTGCGCGGCATCCGCGTCGACTCGCCCGACGACCTGGCCGGTGCGTGGCACGAGGCCTTCGGCGCGGACCGGCCCGTCGTCGTGGAGGCGATCGTCGACCCGGCCGTGCCGCTGCTCGCGCCGCACCTGCCCGAGTCGGCCCTCGACCAGGTGCACCGCGCGCTGGACCAGGAACCGGACGCCGACGCCGAGCGCGAGAACCTGCGCCGGCAGCGCGCCCAGGAGGGCCACTCCTGA
- a CDS encoding zinc-ribbon domain-containing protein — protein sequence MVIFGLRTKVFVLAMLTLLCPRCGNPAAHALRKSVTKFSLFFVPLFPVGTKHTTQCTFCGTTNRISKEQAGRLARQADGPAPQSWAQG from the coding sequence ATGGTGATCTTCGGCTTGCGGACCAAGGTCTTCGTCCTGGCGATGCTGACGCTGCTGTGCCCCCGGTGCGGCAACCCGGCGGCGCACGCCCTGCGCAAGTCGGTCACGAAGTTCTCGCTGTTCTTCGTCCCGCTGTTCCCGGTCGGCACCAAGCACACCACCCAGTGCACGTTCTGCGGCACGACCAACCGCATCTCCAAGGAGCAGGCGGGGCGACTGGCGCGGCAGGCCGACGGTCCCGCGCCCCAGTCGTGGGCGCAGGGGTAG
- a CDS encoding amino acid adenylation domain-containing protein translates to MTPTPGGLIPALVARQAAATPAAVAVLDETGPLTYAELDLRANRLAHLLRARGVRAESTVGVCLHRGVNLVVALLAVWRAGGAYLPLDPTHPGRRTASLLRSAGADLVLTQTITDAPMAAAGVRTVVLDRDLTAADGFPGGAPPAVTGDQAAYVLFTSGSTGTPKGVVVHHAGIANRVGWTVRAHGLGPGDRVLQKTELTFDAACWEIFAPLVSGGTAVLAPTGAERDPALITRLLAERGITVLQVLPSLLRTLVDEPGWAHCGSLRLLFSAGEQLHAELVHRFLAQLPDPGAVQVWNTYGPTECAIDVTAHRFDPAQPSGPVPIGRPIDGLRVLVLDERGEPVPPGGRGELFAGGVGVGRGYLGRPELTAEWFGPDPGGPPGARLYRTGDLVRRRDDGALEYLGRRDDQVKVGGVRIEPGEVEAALAAHPALRGAVVVGFPTASGTGLAAYVRTADGSVPPGLREFLALRLPATHLPVAYLGVTSFPTTASGKVDRAALPAPDQALPPPREPVRAG, encoded by the coding sequence ATGACCCCGACGCCCGGAGGGCTGATCCCCGCACTGGTCGCCCGGCAGGCCGCCGCCACCCCGGCCGCGGTGGCCGTGCTCGACGAGACCGGCCCGCTGACCTACGCCGAGCTGGACCTGCGCGCGAACCGGCTGGCGCACCTGCTGCGCGCCCGCGGGGTGCGCGCCGAGAGCACGGTCGGCGTGTGCCTGCACCGCGGGGTGAACCTCGTGGTGGCGCTGCTCGCCGTGTGGCGGGCCGGCGGCGCCTACCTGCCGCTGGACCCCACCCACCCCGGTCGCCGGACCGCCTCGCTGCTCCGGTCCGCCGGCGCGGACCTCGTGCTCACCCAGACCATCACCGACGCGCCGATGGCCGCCGCCGGCGTGCGCACGGTGGTGCTGGACCGCGACCTGACCGCCGCCGACGGGTTCCCGGGCGGCGCGCCCCCGGCGGTGACCGGCGACCAGGCCGCGTACGTGCTGTTCACGTCCGGCTCGACCGGGACGCCCAAGGGCGTGGTGGTGCACCACGCGGGCATCGCCAACCGGGTCGGCTGGACGGTGCGCGCGCACGGCCTCGGCCCGGGTGACCGGGTGCTCCAGAAGACCGAGCTGACGTTCGACGCGGCGTGCTGGGAGATCTTCGCCCCGCTGGTGTCCGGCGGGACGGCCGTGCTCGCCCCGACCGGCGCCGAGCGCGACCCGGCGCTGATCACGCGGTTGCTGGCCGAACGGGGCATCACCGTCCTCCAGGTCCTGCCCTCCCTGCTGCGGACCCTGGTCGACGAACCGGGCTGGGCGCACTGCGGCTCGCTGCGGCTGCTGTTCTCCGCGGGCGAGCAGCTGCACGCCGAGCTGGTGCACCGGTTCCTGGCCCAGCTGCCGGACCCCGGCGCGGTGCAGGTGTGGAACACCTACGGCCCCACCGAGTGCGCCATCGACGTCACCGCGCACCGCTTCGACCCCGCCCAGCCGTCGGGCCCGGTGCCGATCGGCCGGCCCATCGACGGACTGCGCGTGCTCGTGCTCGACGAACGCGGGGAACCCGTGCCGCCCGGCGGGCGGGGCGAGCTGTTCGCGGGCGGCGTCGGCGTCGGCCGCGGCTACCTCGGCCGCCCGGAGCTGACCGCCGAGTGGTTCGGGCCCGACCCGGGCGGCCCGCCCGGCGCGCGGCTCTACCGCACCGGCGACCTGGTGCGCCGGCGCGACGACGGGGCCCTGGAGTACCTGGGCCGGCGCGACGACCAGGTCAAGGTGGGCGGCGTGCGGATCGAGCCCGGCGAGGTGGAGGCCGCGCTGGCCGCCCACCCCGCGCTGCGCGGCGCCGTGGTGGTCGGCTTCCCGACCGCGAGCGGCACCGGGCTGGCCGCCTACGTGCGCACCGCCGACGGCTCGGTGCCGCCCGGCCTGCGCGAGTTCCTGGCCCTGCGGCTGCCCGCGACGCACCTGCCGGTCGCCTACCTCGGCGTGACGTCGTTCCCCACGACCGCGAGCGGCAAGGTCGACCGGGCGGCGCTGCCCGCGCCGGACCAGGCCCTGCCGCCGCCACGGGAACCCGTGCGCGCCGGCTGA
- a CDS encoding TauD/TfdA family dioxygenase, with amino-acid sequence MDENAVFTLTAEERAQARAGADRLTGTPPRKVDEPAWVDECRIASTTLPQRLRARLAEFRRDPGPNGALLVRNLPGAAERPTPNEAGSVERDATPGAAVIGMVSMQLGEVIAYRNEKSGALVQNVVPVPGRETQQSNAGSTRLEMHVENAFHPRRPDYVGLLCVRADHERVAGLQVGCIRRAVHELPEDVRAVLAEPRFTTQAPPSFGRPDDAAPAHAVLTGEPTDPDVQVDFHATHGHDADAKNALEVLRDAVETVVETLVLLPGDLALVDNRVTLHGRTLFTPRYDGNDRWLYRTFVHLDHRRSRPLRDLHGHVLA; translated from the coding sequence ATGGACGAGAACGCCGTGTTCACGTTGACCGCCGAGGAACGCGCCCAGGCCAGGGCCGGCGCGGACCGGCTCACCGGCACCCCGCCCCGCAAGGTCGACGAGCCCGCCTGGGTCGACGAGTGCCGGATCGCGTCGACGACGCTGCCGCAGCGGCTGCGCGCGCGACTGGCCGAGTTCCGCCGCGACCCCGGGCCGAACGGCGCGCTGCTGGTGCGCAACCTGCCGGGCGCGGCCGAACGGCCCACCCCCAACGAGGCCGGCTCGGTCGAGCGCGACGCCACGCCCGGCGCCGCCGTGATCGGCATGGTGTCCATGCAGCTCGGCGAGGTCATCGCCTACCGCAACGAGAAGTCCGGCGCGCTCGTGCAGAACGTGGTGCCGGTGCCCGGCCGGGAGACCCAGCAGAGCAACGCGGGCTCCACCCGGCTGGAGATGCACGTGGAGAACGCGTTCCACCCCCGCCGGCCGGACTACGTGGGCCTGCTGTGCGTGCGCGCCGACCACGAGCGCGTCGCCGGCCTCCAGGTCGGCTGCATCCGCCGGGCCGTGCACGAGCTGCCCGAGGACGTCCGGGCCGTGCTCGCCGAACCCCGGTTCACCACGCAGGCCCCGCCGTCGTTCGGCCGCCCGGACGACGCCGCCCCGGCGCACGCCGTGCTCACCGGCGAGCCGACCGACCCGGACGTCCAGGTCGACTTCCACGCCACCCACGGCCACGACGCCGACGCCAAGAACGCGCTGGAGGTGCTCCGGGACGCGGTGGAGACCGTCGTCGAGACGCTGGTGCTGCTGCCCGGCGACCTCGCCCTCGTCGACAACCGGGTCACCCTGCACGGCCGGACGCTGTTCACGCCGCGCTACGACGGCAACGACCGCTGGCTCTACCGGACCTTCGTCCACCTGGACCACCGCCGCTCGCGCCCGCTGCGCGACCTGCACGGGCACGTCCTGGCGTGA
- a CDS encoding GH12 family glycosyl hydrolase domain-containing protein: MRSTTRAVALAGLLVASAITVTGPAQADVSICDQYGTTTIQGRYVVQNNRWGSSATQCINVTSTGFRITQQAGSAPTNGAPLSYPSVYLGCHYGNCSPGSTLPMQVSRIRSASSSITYRYTGGTYNASYDIWLDPTPKTNGVNQVEIMIWFNRQGSIQPIGSQVGTGTVGGRTWQVWRGSNGANNVISYVAPSPINSWSFNVLDFVNDVRNRGMVTTSWYLTSIQAGFEPWNGGVGLGVDNFSASVGG; this comes from the coding sequence ATGCGAAGCACCACCCGCGCCGTCGCACTGGCCGGCCTGCTGGTCGCGAGCGCGATCACCGTGACCGGACCGGCCCAGGCCGACGTGTCGATCTGCGACCAGTACGGCACGACCACCATCCAGGGCCGCTACGTGGTCCAGAACAACAGGTGGGGTTCGTCGGCGACCCAGTGCATCAACGTCACCTCGACCGGGTTCCGGATCACCCAGCAGGCGGGCTCGGCGCCCACCAACGGCGCGCCCCTGTCCTACCCGTCGGTCTACCTGGGCTGCCACTACGGCAACTGCTCGCCCGGCTCCACCCTGCCCATGCAGGTCAGCCGCATCCGCAGCGCGTCGTCGTCGATCACCTACCGGTACACCGGCGGCACCTACAACGCCTCGTACGACATCTGGCTCGACCCCACCCCGAAGACCAACGGGGTCAACCAGGTGGAGATCATGATCTGGTTCAACCGCCAGGGCTCCATCCAGCCCATCGGCAGCCAGGTCGGCACCGGCACCGTCGGCGGTCGCACCTGGCAGGTCTGGCGCGGCAGCAACGGCGCCAACAACGTGATCTCCTACGTCGCGCCGTCGCCGATCAACTCGTGGTCGTTCAACGTGCTCGACTTCGTCAACGACGTCCGCAACCGCGGGATGGTCACCACGTCCTGGTACCTGACCAGCATCCAGGCCGGGTTCGAACCGTGGAACGGCGGCGTCGGCCTCGGCGTCGACAACTTCTCGGCCTCCGTCGGCGGGTGA
- a CDS encoding 3-oxoacyl-ACP reductase family protein yields the protein MDDIVDNRVALVTGGSRGIGAAVALRLARDGADVVLTYQHAAEAASAVVAEIEAGGRRALAVRADSGDRDAATAAVERVVDRFGRIDVLVNNAGALRVGPIGELGPAEFEEVVAVNVRAPFLASRAAAAHMTAGGRIVNIGSNVAERVTFPGFSLYALSKSALVGLTRGLARELGPRGITVNQVNPGPVDTDMNPADGPLADAINGFTALGRFGTPDEIAATVSHLAGDGGAYVTGAVIAVDGGFNG from the coding sequence ATGGACGACATTGTGGACAACAGGGTCGCGCTGGTCACCGGTGGCAGCCGGGGCATCGGAGCGGCGGTGGCGCTGCGGTTGGCGCGGGACGGCGCCGACGTGGTGCTGACCTACCAGCACGCGGCCGAGGCCGCGTCGGCGGTGGTGGCGGAGATCGAGGCGGGCGGGCGGCGCGCGCTGGCCGTCCGGGCGGACAGCGGGGACCGGGACGCCGCGACCGCCGCGGTGGAGCGGGTGGTCGACCGGTTCGGGCGGATCGACGTGCTGGTCAACAACGCCGGGGCCCTCCGGGTCGGCCCGATCGGGGAACTCGGGCCGGCGGAGTTCGAGGAGGTCGTGGCGGTCAACGTCCGCGCGCCGTTCCTCGCGTCGAGGGCGGCGGCCGCGCACATGACCGCGGGCGGTCGCATCGTCAACATCGGCAGCAACGTGGCCGAGCGCGTGACGTTCCCCGGTTTCTCCCTGTACGCCCTGAGCAAGTCCGCACTGGTCGGGCTGACCAGGGGGCTCGCCCGGGAGCTGGGGCCGCGCGGGATCACCGTCAACCAGGTCAACCCCGGGCCGGTCGACACCGACATGAACCCGGCGGACGGACCGCTCGCCGACGCGATCAACGGGTTCACGGCCCTGGGCCGCTTCGGCACCCCGGACGAGATCGCGGCGACCGTGTCGCACCTGGCCGGCGACGGCGGCGCGTACGTGACCGGCGCCGTGATCGCGGTGGACGGCGGGTTCAACGGCTGA